From the Streptomyces nigrescens genome, one window contains:
- a CDS encoding carbohydrate ABC transporter permease, whose amino-acid sequence MSRDTLSRPEPVTPRRARRETRGPRRRASRTGARNARAAAAFVLPFFALFALCFLAPIGYALHQSLFTTERTGPLGLGGQEREVFAGLANYAQALSDDRFLTGFGRVLAFGAVQIPLMIVLATALALLLESASARAVPFFRSAFFLPYGVPGVIASILWGFLYVPGISPLVKIAGSVGWDLDFLSRGTVLWSLANIVTWQFTGYNMLVLIAQLKAVPGELYEAARIDGANAWQVARHLKIPLIRPALVLTGVFSIIGTLQLFAEPMVLRPLASSIDSGFTPNLHAYSEAFVGNNPHAAAAEAVLLALVACVLSFGFLRLVGGRTKERG is encoded by the coding sequence GTGAGCCGGGACACCCTGAGCCGGCCGGAGCCGGTCACCCCGCGGCGGGCCCGCCGGGAAACCCGCGGCCCCCGGCGCCGCGCCTCCCGCACCGGGGCCCGCAACGCCCGTGCCGCGGCCGCGTTCGTCCTGCCCTTCTTCGCCCTCTTCGCGCTCTGCTTCCTCGCCCCGATCGGCTACGCCCTCCACCAGAGCCTGTTCACGACCGAACGGACCGGCCCGCTCGGCCTCGGCGGCCAGGAACGCGAGGTCTTCGCCGGCCTCGCCAACTACGCCCAGGCGCTCTCCGACGACCGGTTCCTGACCGGCTTCGGCCGGGTGCTGGCCTTCGGCGCCGTCCAGATCCCGCTGATGATCGTGCTCGCCACCGCCCTGGCACTGCTGCTGGAGAGCGCGAGCGCCCGCGCCGTCCCCTTCTTCCGCAGCGCCTTCTTCCTGCCGTACGGCGTGCCCGGAGTGATCGCCTCGATCCTCTGGGGATTCCTGTACGTACCGGGCATCAGCCCGCTGGTGAAGATCGCCGGCTCCGTGGGCTGGGACCTCGACTTCCTCTCCCGTGGCACCGTCCTGTGGTCCCTCGCCAACATCGTGACCTGGCAGTTCACCGGCTACAACATGCTGGTGCTGATCGCCCAGCTCAAGGCCGTACCGGGGGAGTTGTACGAGGCGGCCCGGATCGACGGGGCGAACGCCTGGCAGGTCGCCCGGCACCTCAAGATCCCGCTGATCCGGCCGGCGCTGGTGCTCACCGGTGTCTTCAGCATCATCGGCACCCTCCAGCTCTTCGCCGAACCCATGGTGCTGCGCCCGCTGGCCTCCTCCATCGACTCCGGCTTCACCCCGAACCTGCACGCCTACAGCGAGGCGTTCGTCGGCAACAACCCGCATGCGGCGGCGGCCGAGGCGGTCCTGCTCGCGCTGGTGGCGTGCGTGCTGTCCTTCGGCTTCCTGCGGCTGGTCGGCGGACGCACCAAGGAGCGCGGATGA